taaaaaggggggggggagtgaaatggagataatctAAAGGCAAGAAGAGTTTCTTTTCCCTAAGTTCAGCTTGAGATGGATATATAAATAAGCCAAATAAAGATGACCTTCAGATAATTGGAAGAAATTGCCTCAAGGGACAGAGTGTGGAGGCAAAGAAACAGATCTGGGAAATAGACtgcagggaaagaggagaggctGAGCTTATTCCGGGAGAGAATTTGCAAATAGAAGCCTGGAACTGAGTTTTTGAAGAGTGGTGAAAAGTTATGGGATACCTGAAAGTTCGCTGGAGAACTAATGCATGtgtggtgaatgaatgaattcaagcAAACCATTAAGGAATAAGCCTTGGGAAGTGAGGATGGTACTCGGACAGAAGGAGTGCTAAGGCAAGGTCGGTGTGAAAGACGCAACCCAGAAAATAATCGTCCTGGGCTTCGTGATCCAGAGTAACCATGGGAGTTGGACTGAAGGAAGTTACTCATCCGTAAACTGGGGGGTGTTAATTATGGTATGTGCTTCATAGGACtcctgtgaggattaaatgaatttcCACCTGTAAAACTCAGAGAATCGTACCTGGCATCTAACACTATGTAAGTGTTTGCTACTATAATAACTAGACTCAGAATCCCAAATCCTGGGCTTGAGTCCTaacttgggcaagtcccttcaccTCCCTTAGTCTCCTTCCTCATCTGAAATTGGAGATAATAAAACTGACTTTATAGGTTGGCTGTGAAAGAAGATACTGGAAAAGgctttgaaaattttaaactattgggcgcctgggtggctcagtgggtctcagggtcctgggatcgaggcccgaatcgggctctctgctcagcagggagcctgcttccctctctctgcctgcctctccatctacttgtgatctctctctatcaaataaataaataaaatctttaaaaaaaaaaagaaaattttaaactattgtaCACATGGACGGCATTATTAGAGCTCCCCCTCCTCAGCctataataaaaacttaaaagctaACATCAGATGCCCTGTTACCCTGTGCTTAGTACTTTACAGTAGCCTCCCattcaatctttaaaacaactttaaGAGGTTGGGTACTGTTATTATCCCTGTTTACAGACCAGAAACTGGGTCTCAGAGCATTTATGcctgatttgcccaaagtcacacagcaagaaaGTAGCAAAGCAGAGCACACGATTCCAAAGCCCAAGCTCCCGAGGATTATAGAAGTGGCCCAAACTGTCGCCTGTGGAATAAATTATTGGCTTTGTAGAACTGTCAGGAATTCAGGGAGGGAAAACGAGTCACCAACATAAATTCCCTCTCAAGAGGAGAGACGTTGTTGGGTAATGACTGGAAGAAATTCTtggatatttattcttttattaaaagaaaaaaaattgggcgcctgggtggctcagtgggttgagccgctgccttcggctcaggtcatgatctcagggtcctgggatcgagtcccacatcgggctctctgctcagcaagaagcctgcttccctctctctctctctctatgccttcctctccgtctacttgtgatctctctctgtcaaataaataaataaaatctttaaaaaaaaaatattttaaaaaaaaaaaaagaaaaaaatttaatgccCTCTAGGTGCCAAGCGCTGTGTCAGAGAGGGGAGGACAGCCCAGGTTTGCCTCTGAAAGGCTGTTTTCCTCCACTTTCCGTTACTCCCAGAtttccccccacctcctggctTGTGGTCCAGGCAAGCAGATGGTCGTGGGACCCGGATGGCGAGCCTAACCagccccttccctacccccacaccctcctcctccccgccacaccctcctcctcccccgcctTCCCGCTACCCACCGAGGGCATCTCCACCGCCCTTCTCTTTCCCCCGCGGCAGGTGAGCGGGAACACTGGTGCTAGAGTCCGCACATTGCCGCGCCTCGGCAACCATTGGCTCCTTGGCGGGTCCCGCCTCGCGCGGGGCGTAACCGCCACGCCTCCTACCCACTGCTGGCCATCTTCGCTAACAATGAccgccgccgccccgcccacCTTTGGCGTCACGAGCAAAACAATCCCCTAACTACAACTCCCAGAAGGCCGAGCGGCTGCGCGAGCACAGCAGCCTGAGGCCATTCTGGCAAAACTACACATCCCAAGAGGCATCGCGCGACCGCGGCTTCTCCATTGCGCAAGTGCGGAACCGCCTCTGTTTCCGGCGTTGGTCTGGGCGAGCGTGGAGTGCTGTTGGGTTTAGGTGTCGTCGGGGCTCTTCCATTTACGGGTTTGGGTTTGTGGCTGCACAGGTGAGATAACAGGCTCGGGAATGCAACCGTCGCCCCCTTAGGGCCAGGACGGATTTCGGCGTCTGGGGGTCCCGGGACAGATACTGGACTTAGAGCTGCGATTCGCGATCGGAGATCATTCTTCGCTATTTCTCGGCGTTTTCTAGACCACGAAGTCATTTTTTCCTTCAGCAGTGCCCGGAACAACACTTTGTGAGAGGAAGCCTAAGTGCCTCCACTTGACAGCCGAGGAAGAGATCCAGAGAGATAAGGTGATTTGTCTAACGACGGTACTTGGCAGTTGCTGAGCGGGGCGTTACTGCTCTAAGTCCAAACCCAGTATTTTCTGCTTTGCATCCAGATCGCAGACGCCCTTTCTTGTTGATTAAGAGAGTTGGGGAGTGGACTTTTGTTGCCCTCTCAAGTGGAGTATCCCAATAGAGTGACGAAAGGAGCTATGGAGGTGATATAATCAAGTCTTAGGTCAATgtgtagaaataattttatgtctGAATCATTAATTCACTCGGTGAATTTATGAGGTGCCTTCGGTTTGTCAAGCCCTATTCTGGATACTGGAGATACAGCAGCAAACCAGACTGCCCAACCCTTAGATTCCAGAGAGGGTAgtcagacaataaacaaatacatagtGAGACAcgtagggagaaaaataaagcaaggtaagGGGAACTATCCATGGGAGGATCTTGAACAGCGTCGTAATTTCCGTTTAGATCTGATAATTAATTTGTGTTCTAGGTACAGCAGCTACACAGAAAAGATGGGAGAGGAGGCCAACGATGACAAGAAGCCAACAACTAAATTTGAACTAGAGCGTGAAACAGAACTTCGCTTTGAGGTGGAGGCATCTCAGTCAGTTCAGTTGGAGCTGCTGGCCGGCATGGCAGAAATCTTTGGCACAGAGCTGACCCGAAACAAGAAATTCACCTTTGATGCTGGTGCCAAGGTGGCTGTTTTCACTTGGCATGGCTGTTCTTTACAGCTGAGTGGCCGCACCGAGGTGGCTTACGTCTCCAAGGACACACCTATGTTGCTTTATCTCAACACTCACACAGCTTTGGAGCAGATGAGGAGGCAGGcggagaaggaagaagagcgAGGCCCCCGGGTGATGGTGGTGGGCCCCACTGATGTGGGCAAGTCCACAGTGTGTCGTCTACTGCTCAACTACGCAGTGCGTTTGGGCCGCCGTCCCACTTAtgtggagctggatgtgggccAGGGCTCCGTTTCCATCCCTGGTACCATGGGGGCCCTCTACATTGAGCGGCCAGCAGATGTTGAAGAGGGATTCTCTATCCAAGCCCCTCTGGTGTATCATTTTGGCTCCACCACTCCTGGCACCAACATCAAGCTTTATAATAAGGTCAGAGCCAAGGTGGGATGAGGGAAGGGCTGCTGTTAGGGTAGAAAGTTGTGCAAAAGTGTGCTAATTGAAATCGTCTGTGACCATTTCGTTGCTCCCTCTCAGCTGGTATGATGGCCACATGATTTCGGAAAAGACAGCTTCAAATAGAAGTCAACCTCAGATTGTTAAACGTTTCTgtggctctgttcttttttttttttttttaatttatttgagagagagagagagagagagcatgagaagggggagggtcagagggagaagcagactccctgcctagcagggagtctgatgtgggactcgatcccgggactccagaatcatgacctgagccgaaggcagtcgcttaaccactgagcaacccaggcatccctgtggcCCTGTTCTTGAGTCATTTACTAAATCTCTACTTAGGACATGAAACAGTAGAAGAagcaacataaaaatgaaatccctGTTACAGGTTAAAACCACAGTCATtaagaatgtcatttttttcttgtacctAATAGCCACTTATTCTATGTAGCTATGAgtttgcttgttttgtgtttttttcctcaccTTGATGCTCTCTTCTGCAGATTACATCTCGGTTAGCGGACGTGTTCAATCAAAGGTGTGAAGTGAACCGAAGGGCCTCTGTGAGTGGCTGTGTCATTAACACCTGTGGCTGGGTCAAGGGCTCTGGGTACCAGGCCTTGGTGCACGCAGCTTCAGCCTTTGAGGTCGATGTGGTAGTGGTTCTGGATCAAGAACGACTGTACAATGAACTAAAACGGGACCTACCTCACTTTGTCCGCACTGTGCTGCTCCCTAAATCGGGGGGTGTAGTTGAACGCTCCAAAGACTTCCGGCGGGAATGTAGGGATGAGCGTATCCGTGAGTATTTCTATGGATTCCGGGGCTGTTTCTATCCCCATGCCTTCAATGTCAAATTTTCAGATGTGAAAATCTACAAAGTTGGGGCACCCACCATTCCAGACTCCTGTTTGCCTTTGGGCATGTCTCAGGAGGACAATCAGCTTAAGCTAGTACCTGTCACACCTGGCCGAGATATGGTGCACCACCTCCTGAGTGTTAGCACTGCTGAGGGCACAGAGGAGAACCTTTCCGAGACCAGTGTGGCTGGCTTCATCGTGGTGACCAGTGTGGACCTGGAACATCAGGTGTTTActgttctctctccagcccctcGACCACTGCCCAAGAACTTCCTTCTCATCATGGATATCCGGTTCATGGATCTTAAGTAGAGATTGGCAGGAAGCCTTGCTGCCTGGACATTAAAGATCTTCTGGCCATAACCAAAGGCAGATAGGCTGAGGTATGAGACTCTGTTGAGGCCACGCAGAGGAGTAAATAGTGAACTAGTAGAAAGCATATTGCTACCTCTTAAAACAGGTGGTGGAAACCCAGCTCTTCTAATCTTGAACCAAAAGGACAACCATGAGAATATAATTGGTTTTTTTGGATCACTGAAGGTGCCACTTTGAATTCTCTGAGGTCCTGGAGAATCCCATTTCTTCCACAGTGCTACTTGGTGGACTGATTTttaggagggattttttttttttttgaaaccattACTGCTTTATATTCTGTTATATAGCATTTACTGTCTCATCCAGGATGAAAGGATGAATCAGAAGTCCTCTTTGTAATAAAGCTCAAAtgtggaaaattttaataaatatttttgccatATCACAGAAGgtggtataatttttttaaatgttgttttttcTCCCTAAGCAAGATGGAAATATTCTTGGAAGGAGTTATTGCTAAATCCTTAGAGGATAGGAAAGCCAAGAGCCCACCTGTGAGCCAAGcaggtgaatttttaaattttttttttttaagattttatttatttgtgagagagagagagagagagagagagcatgagcacaggcagacagagtggtaggcagagggagaagcaggctccccgctgagcaaggagcccgatgtgggactcgattccaggatgctgggatcatgacctgagccgaaggcagccgcttaaccaactgagccacccaggcgtccccaagcaGGTGAATTTTTATAATGGCTTTCCTTTGCCTTCCTCGTAGGTAAACAGATACTAAATCTGTTGTCAATGCCAGGTTTCTCTGAGGAGCTACAGGCGGTGGTGATAAACT
This DNA window, taken from Lutra lutra chromosome 10, mLutLut1.2, whole genome shotgun sequence, encodes the following:
- the CLP1 gene encoding polyribonucleotide 5'-hydroxyl-kinase Clp1 yields the protein MGEEANDDKKPTTKFELERETELRFEVEASQSVQLELLAGMAEIFGTELTRNKKFTFDAGAKVAVFTWHGCSLQLSGRTEVAYVSKDTPMLLYLNTHTALEQMRRQAEKEEERGPRVMVVGPTDVGKSTVCRLLLNYAVRLGRRPTYVELDVGQGSVSIPGTMGALYIERPADVEEGFSIQAPLVYHFGSTTPGTNIKLYNKITSRLADVFNQRCEVNRRASVSGCVINTCGWVKGSGYQALVHAASAFEVDVVVVLDQERLYNELKRDLPHFVRTVLLPKSGGVVERSKDFRRECRDERIREYFYGFRGCFYPHAFNVKFSDVKIYKVGAPTIPDSCLPLGMSQEDNQLKLVPVTPGRDMVHHLLSVSTAEGTEENLSETSVAGFIVVTSVDLEHQVFTVLSPAPRPLPKNFLLIMDIRFMDLK